A part of Streptomyces sp. DSM 40750 genomic DNA contains:
- a CDS encoding SAM-dependent methyltransferase: MSEPRAPKRARPWRAAVEKALYGPEGFYRRPEGPAGHFRTSVHASPLFASAVARLLCRVDAALGRPGELGFVDMGAGRGELVSGVLAALPSDVTKRTRAYAVELADRPAGLDHRIEWLAEPPQGVSGLLFANEWLDNVPVEVVEVDAAGVARLVLVREDGSERLGEAVDGEDAEWLGRWWPLDPEEGLRAEIGTPRDRAWAAAVAGVERGLAVAVDYAHLAGARPPFGTLTGFREGRETAPVPDGSCDITAHVALDACALPGARLLTQRDALRALGVSGGRPPLSLATTDPAAYVRALAGAGEAAELTAPGGLGDFGWLVQPVGIADPLGDCPRPLLG; the protein is encoded by the coding sequence ATGTCAGAGCCCCGCGCCCCCAAGAGGGCGCGGCCTTGGCGTGCGGCGGTCGAGAAGGCCCTGTACGGGCCTGAGGGGTTCTACCGGCGGCCGGAGGGGCCCGCCGGGCATTTTCGGACCTCCGTGCACGCGTCGCCGCTCTTCGCCTCCGCCGTGGCGCGGTTGCTGTGTCGGGTCGATGCGGCGTTGGGGCGGCCCGGCGAGCTGGGGTTCGTGGACATGGGCGCCGGGCGGGGTGAGCTGGTGAGTGGGGTGCTGGCCGCGCTGCCCTCCGATGTGACGAAGCGCACGCGCGCGTACGCCGTCGAGCTGGCCGACCGGCCGGCCGGGCTCGATCACCGCATCGAGTGGCTCGCCGAGCCTCCCCAGGGGGTCTCCGGGCTGCTGTTCGCCAACGAGTGGCTGGACAACGTGCCCGTGGAAGTCGTCGAGGTGGACGCGGCCGGGGTGGCGCGGTTGGTTCTCGTACGGGAGGACGGCAGCGAGCGGCTGGGCGAGGCCGTGGACGGGGAGGATGCGGAGTGGCTGGGCCGGTGGTGGCCGCTGGACCCCGAGGAGGGGCTGCGGGCCGAGATCGGGACGCCCCGGGACCGGGCGTGGGCCGCGGCCGTGGCGGGGGTCGAGCGGGGGCTCGCCGTCGCCGTCGACTACGCGCACCTCGCCGGTGCCCGGCCGCCCTTCGGGACGCTCACGGGATTCCGGGAGGGGCGGGAGACCGCGCCGGTCCCGGACGGGTCGTGCGACATCACCGCGCATGTGGCGCTCGACGCGTGCGCGCTGCCGGGGGCACGGCTGCTGACCCAGCGGGACGCCCTGCGCGCCCTGGGGGTCTCCGGCGGCCGCCCGCCGCTGTCCCTGGCGACCACCGATCCGGCGGCGTACGTACGGGCCCTCGCGGGCGCGGGCGAGGCCGCCGAACTGACCGCGCCGGGCGGGCTGGGCGACTTCGGGTGGCTGGTGCAGCCGGTTGGCATCGCGGACCCGCTCGGCGACTGCCCTCGCCCCCTGCTCGGCTGA
- a CDS encoding threonine aldolase family protein, whose translation MSDTAEQAAEEAHGRAACEAGEPAEEAGELATEAGEPAAEESAAMLRYERRRVAHRAAGRVLSRTSALATVRERLALLDSAGDVYDLDEPADIYGNGVVEALEERTAGLLGMEAAAFFPTGTMAQQVALRCWAARTGNPTVALHALAHPEMHERHAFSQVSGLRPVRLASEPRMPTADEVRGLDEPFGTLMLELPLREAGFVLPSWEELTEVVEAARERDAVVHFDGARLWESTTHFGRPVDEIAGLADSVYVSFYKSLDAYAGAAIAGPRTLVDEAKAWRHRYGGRLFHQFPTALSALLGLERELPRLPEYVRHARVVAAALREGFAAAGAPWARVHPEEPHTNEFQVWLPYDVDVVAEAAIRQGEQTDALLFARPWDRGGPGLAVTEVEVRAAALEWTAEDVRRAVADFVALVEKVAGE comes from the coding sequence ATGAGCGATACGGCGGAGCAGGCGGCGGAAGAGGCACACGGCCGGGCGGCTTGCGAGGCGGGGGAACCGGCGGAGGAAGCCGGGGAACTGGCAACGGAAGCCGGGGAACCGGCGGCGGAGGAGTCCGCGGCGATGCTGCGCTACGAGCGGCGACGGGTCGCCCATCGGGCAGCCGGGCGGGTGCTGTCGCGGACGAGTGCGCTGGCGACGGTCCGGGAGCGGCTGGCGCTGCTGGACTCGGCCGGGGACGTGTACGACCTGGACGAGCCGGCGGACATCTACGGCAACGGGGTCGTCGAGGCGCTGGAGGAGCGGACCGCCGGGCTGCTCGGCATGGAGGCGGCCGCGTTCTTCCCGACCGGCACGATGGCCCAGCAGGTGGCCCTGCGCTGCTGGGCGGCCCGTACCGGGAACCCGACGGTCGCCCTGCACGCGCTCGCCCATCCCGAGATGCACGAACGGCATGCGTTCAGCCAGGTCAGCGGGTTGCGTCCGGTCCGCCTGGCGAGCGAGCCGCGGATGCCGACCGCCGACGAGGTACGCGGCCTCGACGAGCCCTTCGGGACGCTGATGCTCGAACTGCCCCTCAGGGAGGCCGGTTTCGTGCTCCCCTCCTGGGAGGAGCTGACCGAGGTCGTCGAGGCGGCACGCGAGCGGGACGCGGTGGTCCACTTCGACGGGGCCCGCCTGTGGGAGTCCACGACCCACTTCGGCCGCCCGGTGGACGAGATCGCGGGCCTCGCGGACAGCGTCTACGTGTCGTTCTACAAGTCCCTCGACGCCTACGCCGGTGCCGCGATCGCCGGCCCCAGGACGCTCGTCGACGAGGCGAAGGCCTGGCGGCACCGGTACGGCGGCCGGCTCTTCCACCAGTTCCCCACCGCCCTGTCGGCGCTCCTCGGCCTGGAGCGCGAGCTGCCCCGGCTGCCGGAATACGTGCGCCACGCGCGCGTGGTCGCCGCCGCGCTGCGCGAGGGGTTCGCGGCGGCGGGGGCCCCGTGGGCCCGCGTCCACCCCGAGGAGCCGCACACCAACGAGTTCCAGGTCTGGCTGCCGTACGACGTCGACGTCGTCGCGGAGGCCGCGATCCGGCAGGGCGAGCAGACGGACGCGCTGCTCTTCGCCCGTCCCTGGGACCGGGGCGGGCCGGGGCTGGCCGTCACGGAGGTCGAGGTGCGGGCCGCGGCGCTGGAGTGGACGGCGGAGGACGTGCGGCGGGCGGTCGCGGACTTCGTGGCGCTGGTGGAGAAGGTCGCCGGGGAGTAG
- a CDS encoding PH domain-containing protein, giving the protein METGTLEDGAERAEGEPVWIGLPPGLLRMRRLLLVVWLGPITVGTAVLLGWLAGPPWAAFALLPLSLLLWGWPMLGRNWRSWRYAERADDLLISRGVLWHEETVVPYGRMQLVEVTSGPVERHFGLASVQLHTAAAATDARIPGLDPAEAERLRDHLTQLGEARSAGL; this is encoded by the coding sequence ATGGAGACGGGGACCTTGGAAGACGGCGCCGAGCGCGCCGAGGGCGAGCCGGTCTGGATCGGACTGCCGCCCGGGCTGTTGCGGATGCGGCGGCTGTTGCTGGTGGTGTGGCTCGGACCGATCACGGTCGGTACGGCAGTACTGCTGGGCTGGCTGGCAGGCCCGCCCTGGGCTGCCTTCGCGCTGCTGCCGCTGAGCCTGCTGCTGTGGGGCTGGCCCATGCTGGGCCGCAACTGGCGCTCGTGGCGGTACGCCGAACGGGCCGACGACCTGCTGATCAGCCGGGGCGTGCTCTGGCACGAGGAGACCGTCGTGCCGTACGGGCGCATGCAGCTGGTCGAGGTGACCTCCGGGCCCGTCGAGCGCCACTTCGGCCTGGCGAGCGTGCAGCTCCACACGGCCGCGGCCGCCACGGACGCGCGCATTCCGGGCCTCGACCCTGCCGAGGCCGAACGCCTCCGCGACCACCTGACCCAGCTGGGCGAGGCCCGATCGGCAGGG
- a CDS encoding NADH-quinone oxidoreductase subunit D, producing the protein MTPPTETRETTVGIGGAAESTDMVLNIGPQHPSTHGVLRLRLVLDGERIQHAEPVIGYMHRGAEKLFEARDYRQIIMLANRHDWLSAFSNELGVVLGVERMLGMEVPERAVWMRTLLAELNRVLNHLMFLGSYPLELGGITPVFYAFREREELQSVMEEISGGRMHYMFNRVGGLKEDLPAGWTARARAAVADVRSRMGVFDDLVVGNEIFRGRTRDVGVLAPETVHAYGVSGPIARASGVDFDLRRDEPYLAYGELQDVLKVVTRTEGDCLARFECLLEQTHNSLALADACLDRLAELPPGPINQRLPKVLKAPEGHTYAWTENPLGINGYYLVSKGEKTPYRLKLRSASYNNIQALTELLPGTLVADMVAILGSLFFVVGDIDK; encoded by the coding sequence ATGACTCCCCCGACGGAGACCCGAGAGACGACGGTCGGTATCGGCGGTGCCGCCGAGAGCACGGACATGGTGCTCAACATCGGCCCGCAGCATCCGTCCACGCACGGTGTGCTGCGGCTGCGGCTCGTCCTCGACGGCGAGCGGATCCAGCACGCCGAGCCGGTCATCGGCTATATGCACCGGGGCGCGGAGAAGCTTTTCGAGGCGCGCGACTACCGCCAGATCATCATGCTCGCCAACCGTCACGACTGGCTCTCCGCCTTCTCCAACGAACTCGGGGTCGTCCTCGGCGTCGAGCGCATGCTCGGCATGGAGGTGCCGGAGCGCGCGGTCTGGATGCGCACGCTCCTCGCCGAACTGAACCGGGTCCTGAACCACCTGATGTTCCTCGGCTCGTACCCGCTGGAGCTGGGCGGCATCACCCCGGTCTTCTACGCCTTCCGCGAGCGCGAGGAACTCCAGAGCGTCATGGAGGAGATCTCCGGCGGGCGTATGCACTACATGTTCAACCGCGTCGGAGGCCTCAAGGAGGACCTCCCGGCGGGCTGGACCGCACGCGCGCGGGCCGCCGTCGCGGACGTCCGCTCCCGCATGGGCGTCTTCGACGACCTGGTCGTCGGCAACGAGATCTTCCGGGGCCGTACGCGGGACGTGGGCGTCCTCGCGCCGGAGACCGTGCACGCGTACGGGGTGAGCGGGCCCATCGCCCGCGCCTCCGGCGTCGACTTCGATCTGCGGCGCGACGAGCCCTACCTGGCGTACGGGGAACTCCAGGACGTCCTCAAGGTCGTCACGCGTACCGAGGGCGACTGCCTCGCCCGCTTCGAGTGCCTGCTGGAGCAGACCCACAACTCCCTCGCCCTCGCCGACGCCTGCCTCGACCGTCTCGCCGAACTCCCGCCCGGCCCCATCAACCAGCGCCTCCCGAAGGTCCTCAAGGCCCCCGAGGGTCACACCTACGCCTGGACCGAGAACCCCCTGGGCATCAACGGCTACTACCTCGTCAGCAAGGGCGAGAAGACCCCGTACCGCCTCAAGCTCCGCTCCGCCTCGTACAACAACATCCAGGCCCTCACCGAACTGCTGCCGGGCACGCTGGTGGCCGACATGGTGGCGATCCTGGGGTCGCTGTTCTTCGTGGTGGGGGACATCGACAAGTAG
- the panC gene encoding pantoate--beta-alanine ligase → MTITVPRTADELHARARAGRRAVVMTMGALHEGHATLIRTAREIAGDAGEVVVTVFVNPLQFGAGEDLDRYPRTLDADVKLAEQAGADAVFAPGVDEVYPGGEPQVRITAGPMGERLEGASRPGHFDGMLTVVAKLLHLTRPDVALYGQKDAQQLALIRRMVRDLNFGVEIVGVPTVREADGLALSSRNRYLSTQERRTALALSQALFAGRDRHAAQEALRARAREVPATRARAEALSAIGESRAAADAHAMAKSAPGGPAAVRAAARLVLDEAMRMKPPLALDYLALVDPADFTDIPDDFTGEAVLAVAARVGTTRLIDNIPLTFGAAS, encoded by the coding sequence ATGACCATCACCGTGCCGCGCACCGCCGACGAACTGCACGCACGCGCGCGTGCGGGCCGCCGGGCCGTCGTGATGACCATGGGCGCCCTGCACGAGGGCCACGCCACGCTGATCCGCACCGCGCGCGAGATCGCGGGCGACGCGGGCGAGGTCGTCGTCACCGTCTTCGTGAACCCCCTCCAGTTCGGCGCGGGCGAGGACCTCGACCGCTACCCGCGCACCCTGGACGCCGACGTCAAACTCGCCGAACAGGCGGGCGCGGACGCGGTGTTCGCCCCGGGCGTCGACGAGGTCTACCCCGGCGGGGAGCCCCAGGTCCGCATCACCGCGGGCCCCATGGGCGAGCGCCTGGAGGGTGCCTCCCGCCCCGGCCACTTCGACGGCATGCTCACCGTCGTCGCCAAGCTGCTCCACCTCACCCGCCCCGACGTGGCGCTCTACGGCCAGAAGGACGCCCAGCAGCTCGCCCTGATCCGCCGTATGGTCCGGGACCTGAACTTCGGCGTGGAGATCGTGGGCGTACCGACCGTGCGCGAGGCAGACGGTCTGGCCCTGTCCAGCCGCAACCGGTATCTGTCCACCCAGGAGCGCCGTACGGCCCTGGCGCTCTCCCAGGCGCTGTTCGCGGGCCGCGACCGGCACGCCGCGCAGGAGGCGCTGCGCGCGCGGGCCCGCGAGGTGCCCGCCACGCGCGCGCGTGCCGAGGCCCTGAGCGCGATCGGCGAGTCCCGCGCGGCGGCCGACGCGCACGCCATGGCGAAGTCCGCGCCCGGCGGCCCGGCCGCCGTCCGCGCCGCCGCCCGCCTGGTCCTCGACGAGGCCATGCGCATGAAGCCGCCGCTCGCCCTGGACTACCTGGCCCTGGTCGACCCGGCCGACTTCACCGACATCCCGGACGACTTCACCGGCGAAGCCGTCCTCGCCGTCGCGGCCCGGGTGGGGACGACCCGGCTGATCGACAACATCCCCCTGACCTTCGGAGCCGCCTCGTGA
- a CDS encoding sensor histidine kinase, translated as MQRLYDFLRRHPTWVDSFWAVVLLGMTVVGGTIDPDYATDVNETAFAAITLALCLSIALRRRMPEKMLMLAAAAGFAQLILDVPRIPADFAMLVVIYTVAANGARWASWFALGGGLCAASLAQLRWTEEQTSTLGNAVLAVVLTVPFALAWVLGDSLRTRRAYFAQLEERAARLEKEREAQAKVAVAAERARIARELHDVVAHNVSVMVVQADGAAYVLDAAPDQAKKALETISSTGRQALAEMRRLLGVLRTGEHREVGEYVPQPDVEQIDDLVEQCRVAGLPVDFKIEGTPRPLPSGVELTAYRIVQEALTNTRKHGGPNAGASVRLVYFDDGLGLLVEDDGKGAPHELYEEGGADGQGHGLIGMRERVGMVGGTLDAGPRPGGGFRISALLPLKPAH; from the coding sequence GTGCAGCGCCTCTATGACTTCCTCCGCCGGCACCCGACATGGGTCGACAGCTTCTGGGCCGTCGTCCTGCTCGGGATGACCGTGGTGGGCGGAACGATCGACCCGGACTACGCGACGGACGTGAACGAGACCGCGTTCGCCGCGATCACGCTGGCGCTCTGCCTGTCGATCGCCCTGCGGCGCCGTATGCCCGAGAAGATGCTGATGCTGGCCGCCGCGGCGGGCTTCGCGCAGCTGATCCTCGACGTGCCGAGAATCCCGGCCGACTTCGCGATGCTCGTGGTCATCTACACGGTCGCGGCGAACGGCGCCCGCTGGGCCTCCTGGTTCGCCCTGGGCGGCGGCCTCTGCGCGGCGTCGCTGGCGCAGCTGCGCTGGACGGAGGAGCAGACGAGCACGCTGGGCAACGCGGTGCTCGCGGTCGTCCTGACCGTCCCGTTCGCGCTGGCCTGGGTGCTCGGCGACTCCCTGCGCACCCGCCGCGCGTACTTCGCCCAGCTGGAGGAGCGCGCCGCCCGCCTGGAGAAGGAGCGCGAGGCGCAGGCCAAGGTCGCGGTCGCCGCCGAGCGCGCCCGGATCGCCCGTGAGCTGCACGACGTCGTCGCGCACAACGTCTCCGTGATGGTCGTCCAGGCCGACGGCGCCGCGTACGTCCTCGACGCCGCCCCCGACCAGGCGAAGAAGGCCCTGGAGACCATCTCCTCCACCGGCCGCCAGGCCCTCGCCGAGATGCGCCGCCTGCTCGGTGTGCTGCGTACCGGCGAGCACCGGGAGGTCGGCGAATACGTCCCGCAGCCCGATGTCGAGCAGATCGACGACCTCGTCGAGCAGTGCCGGGTGGCCGGTCTGCCCGTCGACTTCAAGATCGAGGGCACCCCGCGCCCGCTGCCCAGCGGTGTGGAGCTGACGGCGTACCGCATCGTCCAGGAGGCCCTCACCAACACCCGCAAGCACGGCGGCCCGAACGCCGGTGCGAGCGTCCGGCTGGTCTACTTCGACGACGGCCTCGGCCTGCTCGTCGAGGACGACGGCAAGGGCGCGCCCCACGAGCTGTACGAGGAGGGCGGCGCCGACGGTCAGGGGCACGGGCTGATCGGTATGCGCGAGCGCGTCGGTATGGTCGGCGGCACGCTGGACGCGGGCCCCCGCCCCGGCGGCGGCTTCCGGATCAGCGCCCTGCTGCCCCTGAAGCCCGCACACTGA
- a CDS encoding response regulator transcription factor produces the protein MAIRVMLVDDQVLLRTGFRMVLAAQPDMEVVAEAGDGVEALQVVRGTEVDVVLMDVRMPKLDGVEATRRICAEPNPPKVLILTTFDLDEYAFSGLKAGASGFMLKDVPPGELLAAIRSVHSGDAVVAPSTTRRLLDRFAPMLPSTGTEPQRKELERLTEREREVMILVAQGLSNGEIAARLVLSEATVKTHVGRILTKLGLRDRVQVVVLAYETGLVRAGGQP, from the coding sequence ATGGCGATCCGCGTAATGCTCGTCGACGACCAGGTGCTGCTGCGCACCGGGTTCCGGATGGTGCTGGCGGCCCAGCCGGACATGGAGGTCGTGGCGGAGGCGGGCGACGGCGTCGAGGCCCTCCAGGTGGTGCGGGGGACCGAGGTGGACGTGGTCCTCATGGACGTCCGGATGCCGAAGCTGGACGGCGTCGAGGCCACCCGCCGCATCTGCGCGGAGCCGAACCCGCCGAAGGTGCTCATCCTGACCACGTTCGACCTCGACGAGTACGCCTTCTCCGGGCTGAAGGCCGGCGCCTCCGGCTTCATGCTCAAGGACGTGCCGCCGGGCGAGCTGCTGGCCGCGATCCGTTCGGTGCACAGCGGCGACGCCGTCGTCGCGCCCTCCACCACCCGGCGCCTCCTCGACCGGTTCGCCCCGATGCTCCCGAGCACCGGCACGGAGCCCCAGCGCAAGGAGCTGGAACGGCTCACCGAACGTGAACGCGAGGTCATGATCCTCGTCGCCCAGGGCCTCTCCAACGGCGAGATCGCCGCCCGCCTCGTCCTCTCCGAGGCCACGGTCAAGACCCACGTCGGCCGCATCCTCACCAAGCTGGGCCTGCGCGACCGCGTCCAGGTGGTCGTCCTGGCGTACGAGACGGGGCTGGTACGGGCCGGGGGACAGCCCTGA
- a CDS encoding DUF5937 family protein, with protein MSVRVDITGLRREKVAVVPSPLAELGMALHVLAEPGHHPGLQGWVTGVTARLDAHLADRMTEADFLWRTTFSDLFMPFAGIPGRDTLPGATLADDLDLLDKLTDDQFVDGGLEFVCSPGYAYDAQRPGPLSDPEMRRRALDLAAARGPQQLRFAGRLLADPPGVRGWLRQFLEDCDEAFFAETWSRLRHPLAADARHKTELLRHKGMADALAAVSPSITLDEGLGRITVDKLVEGRTNTGDGGLLLVPTSLGRPHLTVLHRFGWQPVIQYPVSAAEPAAPPSVEQLALRMTALSHPVRMRLCRNLARSAYTTGELAQMLGMTPPEISRHLAVLKKAGLLTMRRRGRYVLHQLDMAVVARLGSDFLEGVLR; from the coding sequence ATGAGCGTGCGCGTCGACATCACCGGACTGCGGCGGGAGAAGGTGGCCGTCGTGCCCTCGCCGCTGGCCGAGCTGGGCATGGCACTGCACGTGCTGGCCGAGCCCGGTCACCATCCGGGTCTGCAGGGCTGGGTGACGGGGGTGACCGCCCGGCTCGACGCGCATCTCGCCGACCGGATGACCGAGGCGGACTTCCTGTGGCGTACGACGTTCTCGGACCTGTTCATGCCGTTCGCCGGCATCCCGGGCCGGGACACGCTCCCGGGCGCCACGCTCGCCGACGATCTGGATCTGCTGGACAAGCTGACGGACGACCAGTTCGTCGACGGCGGGCTGGAGTTCGTCTGCTCCCCCGGGTACGCGTACGACGCGCAGCGGCCCGGTCCGCTGTCCGACCCGGAGATGCGTCGGCGCGCCCTGGACCTGGCCGCCGCGCGCGGGCCGCAGCAACTGCGGTTCGCGGGGCGGCTGCTGGCGGACCCGCCCGGTGTGCGGGGCTGGCTGCGGCAGTTCCTGGAGGACTGCGACGAGGCCTTCTTCGCCGAGACCTGGTCCCGGCTGCGCCACCCGCTCGCGGCGGACGCCCGCCACAAGACCGAGCTGCTGCGGCACAAGGGCATGGCCGACGCGCTGGCTGCCGTGTCCCCCTCGATCACCCTGGACGAGGGCCTGGGGCGGATCACCGTGGACAAGCTGGTGGAGGGCCGTACGAACACCGGCGACGGCGGCCTCCTGCTCGTACCGACCAGCCTCGGCCGGCCCCACCTCACCGTCCTGCACCGGTTCGGCTGGCAGCCGGTGATCCAGTACCCGGTGAGCGCGGCCGAGCCCGCCGCCCCGCCCTCGGTCGAGCAGCTCGCCCTGCGTATGACCGCGCTCTCCCACCCCGTCCGTATGCGCCTGTGCCGCAACCTCGCCCGCAGCGCGTACACCACGGGCGAGCTGGCCCAGATGCTCGGCATGACGCCACCGGAGATATCCCGGCACCTGGCCGTCCTCAAGAAGGCGGGCCTTCTCACGATGCGACGACGCGGGCGGTACGTACTGCACCAGTTGGACATGGCTGTGGTGGCCCGACTGGGGAGCGACTTCCTGGAAGGGGTGCTCAGGTAG
- a CDS encoding Rossmann-like and DUF2520 domain-containing protein, translating to MSTFQQPEPKDRPARLTVGVVGAGRVGPALAASLQLAGHRPVAVSGVSDASRRRAAALLPEVPLMSPADVLQRADLVLLTVPDDALPGLVEGLAETGSVRPGQLLVHTSGRYGAKVLDPALRAGALPLALHPAMTFTGTPVDVQRLAGCSFGVTAPDELRLAAEALVIEMGGEPEWIAEANRPLYHAALALGANHLVTLVAQSMELLRTAGVEAPARMLGPLLGAALDNALRSGDAALTGPVARGDAGTVAAHVAELRAHAPATVAGYLAMARATADRALAHGLLKPELAEDLLGVLAGGNGTTGADGTEGDAR from the coding sequence GTGAGTACATTCCAGCAACCAGAGCCGAAGGACCGCCCCGCGCGGCTCACCGTCGGTGTCGTCGGCGCTGGCCGGGTCGGTCCCGCGCTGGCGGCGTCGCTGCAGCTGGCAGGTCACCGGCCGGTGGCCGTGTCCGGCGTCTCCGACGCCTCCAGGCGGCGGGCCGCCGCGCTGTTGCCCGAGGTGCCGCTGATGTCCCCGGCCGATGTGCTGCAGCGCGCGGACCTGGTCCTGCTGACCGTCCCGGACGACGCCCTGCCGGGCCTCGTGGAGGGCCTCGCCGAGACCGGTTCCGTACGGCCTGGGCAGCTGCTCGTGCACACCTCCGGGCGGTACGGCGCGAAGGTGCTGGACCCCGCGCTCCGGGCCGGGGCGCTGCCGCTGGCGCTGCACCCCGCGATGACGTTCACGGGGACTCCGGTGGACGTCCAGCGGCTCGCCGGGTGCTCCTTCGGGGTCACGGCCCCGGACGAGCTGCGGCTGGCCGCCGAGGCCCTGGTGATCGAGATGGGCGGCGAACCGGAGTGGATCGCCGAGGCGAACCGGCCGCTCTACCACGCGGCCCTCGCCCTGGGCGCCAACCACCTGGTGACCCTGGTCGCCCAGTCCATGGAGCTGTTGCGCACGGCCGGCGTCGAGGCCCCCGCCCGTATGCTCGGCCCGCTCCTGGGCGCCGCCCTGGACAACGCCCTGCGCTCCGGGGACGCGGCCCTCACCGGCCCCGTCGCGCGCGGCGACGCGGGCACGGTCGCCGCGCACGTCGCCGAGCTGCGCGCGCACGCGCCGGCGACGGTCGCCGGCTATCTGGCGATGGCCCGCGCGACCGCCGACCGGGCCCTCGCCCACGGCCTGCTCAAGCCGGAGCTCGCCGAGGACCTCCTCGGGGTACTCGCGGGCGGGAACGGGACCACCGGAGCCGACGGGACCGAAGGGGACGCCCGATGA
- a CDS encoding zeta toxin family protein codes for MLLWINGPFGGGKTQTAHEIQRRLPGSVICDPEHPGFGLRRMLPPELRADFQDLASWRQGVVEVLDLALTARDGVVIAPMTVTNSAYFAETVGRLRELGHDVRHFTLLAERETVLKRLRERGFGHLLGYVAGKKAPLRRESWAVEQLDHCLERLQEPEFAEHLWTDHSTVPKTADRIAVLAGLRLRPNNESALRTRLRQAGVGVRHIRFD; via the coding sequence ATGCTCCTGTGGATCAACGGGCCCTTCGGGGGCGGCAAGACACAAACCGCACACGAGATCCAGCGCCGGCTGCCGGGCAGCGTCATCTGCGACCCCGAGCACCCCGGCTTCGGCCTGCGTCGCATGCTCCCGCCCGAACTGCGCGCGGATTTCCAGGACCTGGCCTCGTGGCGGCAGGGCGTGGTCGAGGTCCTGGACCTCGCCCTCACTGCGCGGGACGGTGTGGTGATCGCCCCCATGACGGTCACCAACTCCGCCTACTTCGCGGAGACCGTCGGCCGCCTGCGCGAACTCGGCCACGACGTACGGCACTTCACGCTCCTCGCCGAGCGGGAGACCGTATTGAAGCGGCTGCGCGAACGCGGCTTCGGCCACCTCCTCGGGTACGTCGCCGGAAAGAAAGCCCCGCTCCGCCGCGAGAGCTGGGCCGTCGAACAGCTCGACCACTGCCTGGAACGGCTCCAGGAGCCGGAGTTCGCCGAGCATCTGTGGACCGACCACTCGACCGTCCCGAAGACGGCCGACCGCATCGCCGTCCTCGCCGGTCTGCGGCTCAGGCCGAACAACGAGAGCGCGCTGCGGACCCGGCTGCGGCAGGCGGGGGTCGGCGTACGGCACATCCGGTTCGACTGA